The following coding sequences are from one Caloenas nicobarica isolate bCalNic1 chromosome 25, bCalNic1.hap1, whole genome shotgun sequence window:
- the ELMOD3 gene encoding ELMO domain-containing protein 3 isoform X1 encodes MSGAAGGAERPQQQQQQQQQQQQQRVPPPGGALPVSAVGQNRLLQVLVQGDPAVETSEELQRAQEEWEAVEETQAGLGGPLGTAPPPISFQEALQFFQSADLSQCRQQVRVPGGAHGLAALLRCLAGPPRLQRQLREERELVLAMANCALDDTERVHMRILQTIYRQLTRSRLSCPRYGPHWEELGFQGADPGTDLRGTGMLGLMQMLFFVLDAQTLPLAHDIFKLSQHETQNFPFCIMSVNITRIVMQALREDRLSRVCNRRQEVIAVLNDLYAAAFLQLYRVWKRQHKTIADSALLLQELELSTKRKPKQLLRALQTYVSLRPRSSPSSAEEIDFTGVCDLHVELEGDARLV; translated from the exons GTCTCGGCCGTGGGACAGAACCGGCTCCTGCAGGTGCTTGTTCAGGGGGACCCGGCGG tagagaccagtgaGGAGCTGCAGCGAGCGCAGGAGGAATGGGAGGCGGTGGAAGAGACCCAGGCGG ggctgggggggccgtTGGGCACTGCCCCCCCCCCGATCTCCTTCCAAGAAGCGCTGCAGTTCTTCCAGAGCGCCGACCTCTCCCAGTGCAGG CAGCAGGTGCGGGTGCCGGGGGGGGCGCACGGCCTGGCTGCGCTGCTGCGGTGCCTCGCGGGGCCCCCCCGGCTGCAGCGGCAGCTGCGGGAGGAGCGGGAGCTGGTGCTGGCCATGGCAAACT GTGCTCTGGATGACACCGAGCGGGTTCACATGCGGATCCTCCAGACCATTTACAGGCAGCTGACGCGCTCCCGGCTGAGCTGCCCCCGCTACGGCCCCcactgggaggagctggggttCCAGG GTGCGGATCCTGGCACCGACCTGCGCGGGACGGGGATGCTGGGCCTGATGCAGATGCTGTTTTTCGTCCTGGACGCGCAGACGCTGCCTCTGGCTCACGACATTTTCAAACTATCACAGCATGAAACTCAG AATTTCCCTTTTTGCATCATGTCCGTCAACATCACCCGCATCGTCATGCAGGCCCTGCGGGAGGATCGGCTCTCCAG GGTGTGCAACCGGCGGCAGGAGGTGATCGCTGTGCTCAACGACCTCTACGCCGCCGCCTTCCTGCAGCTCTACCGTGTCTGGAAGCGGCAGCACAAAACCATCGCCGactctgctctcctcctccaag agctggaATTATCCACCAAAAGGAAAccgaagcagctgctgagggcCCTGCAGACCTACGTGAGCCTTCGGCCTCGCTCCTCACCCTCTTCGGCCGAGGAAATCGACTTCACGGGTGTCTGCGATCTGCATGTTGAGCTGGAAGGAGATGCCCGACTGGTTTAA
- the ELMOD3 gene encoding ELMO domain-containing protein 3 isoform X2 yields the protein MSGAAGGAERPQQQQQQQQQQQQQRVPPPGGALPVSAVGQNRLLQVLVQGDPAETSEELQRAQEEWEAVEETQAGLGGPLGTAPPPISFQEALQFFQSADLSQCRQQVRVPGGAHGLAALLRCLAGPPRLQRQLREERELVLAMANCALDDTERVHMRILQTIYRQLTRSRLSCPRYGPHWEELGFQGADPGTDLRGTGMLGLMQMLFFVLDAQTLPLAHDIFKLSQHETQNFPFCIMSVNITRIVMQALREDRLSRVCNRRQEVIAVLNDLYAAAFLQLYRVWKRQHKTIADSALLLQELELSTKRKPKQLLRALQTYVSLRPRSSPSSAEEIDFTGVCDLHVELEGDARLV from the exons GTCTCGGCCGTGGGACAGAACCGGCTCCTGCAGGTGCTTGTTCAGGGGGACCCGGCGG agaccagtgaGGAGCTGCAGCGAGCGCAGGAGGAATGGGAGGCGGTGGAAGAGACCCAGGCGG ggctgggggggccgtTGGGCACTGCCCCCCCCCCGATCTCCTTCCAAGAAGCGCTGCAGTTCTTCCAGAGCGCCGACCTCTCCCAGTGCAGG CAGCAGGTGCGGGTGCCGGGGGGGGCGCACGGCCTGGCTGCGCTGCTGCGGTGCCTCGCGGGGCCCCCCCGGCTGCAGCGGCAGCTGCGGGAGGAGCGGGAGCTGGTGCTGGCCATGGCAAACT GTGCTCTGGATGACACCGAGCGGGTTCACATGCGGATCCTCCAGACCATTTACAGGCAGCTGACGCGCTCCCGGCTGAGCTGCCCCCGCTACGGCCCCcactgggaggagctggggttCCAGG GTGCGGATCCTGGCACCGACCTGCGCGGGACGGGGATGCTGGGCCTGATGCAGATGCTGTTTTTCGTCCTGGACGCGCAGACGCTGCCTCTGGCTCACGACATTTTCAAACTATCACAGCATGAAACTCAG AATTTCCCTTTTTGCATCATGTCCGTCAACATCACCCGCATCGTCATGCAGGCCCTGCGGGAGGATCGGCTCTCCAG GGTGTGCAACCGGCGGCAGGAGGTGATCGCTGTGCTCAACGACCTCTACGCCGCCGCCTTCCTGCAGCTCTACCGTGTCTGGAAGCGGCAGCACAAAACCATCGCCGactctgctctcctcctccaag agctggaATTATCCACCAAAAGGAAAccgaagcagctgctgagggcCCTGCAGACCTACGTGAGCCTTCGGCCTCGCTCCTCACCCTCTTCGGCCGAGGAAATCGACTTCACGGGTGTCTGCGATCTGCATGTTGAGCTGGAAGGAGATGCCCGACTGGTTTAA